The stretch of DNA ATCACACGTACTGTGAACCCTGCTTGACCGAATGggtaaaaacaaacaatgatAAGCTGATCTGTCCAACTTGCAAAGAATTGTTTCTTTGCCCTCTGGAGGAGTATCTGCTATTGATAACAATCGATTCATAAATGATTTGCAGCAGATTTTAAGTAATGTCAATCCTGATTCTGATAAATCACATGTGAAGTTTGTGAAAAAGAAGCTAAATTTTGGTGTCAAGATTGTGGTGAATCTTCTGTGATGATTGCATTCAATCACACAAAAGAATGAGATTACTCAAAGGTCATAAACTGATGACTGTAGATGAATACAAAGAAAAAATGTCTTCTGAGCATTCAAGACTTATTCAACCAAGGTTCTGTGATAAGCATCCCAGTGCACAGCTGGAATTGTATTGCGACTCTTGTCAAATCCCAACATGTGTGAAATGTACCTTGGTTGAACATACACCACCAGAACACAAAACTTTATCAGTAGAAGCAGCTCTTGAGAAGTACATGCCAACCATGAAAGAGTATGAAGGGAAAGCTTCTCAGAAAGTGAGTGATTTAAAACAGGCAAGAGATGGAGTTCTCAGAGTGGGGAAATGCTTGGAGAAGAACAAACAACCACTGAGTCACAAATCAGAGACTTGTCAAAAACTGTGGTTGATGAAATCAAGAAGCAGGAAAACAGACTGCTAACTGAAGTTGCTGATACATATTCACCAAAGCGCAAACAAATTGATTCCAAGGTGGAACGATTGGAACATAGGCTTGTTGGTGCAGAAAGCATGCATTCACATCTGAATCATCTGTTGAGGTATGGTGGTGCAGTGGATATAATGGCAGCAAAGACGGAAATATCCCAGCGACTGGGACAAGATGGTCTGACAGAAGAAAACTTTGACAGCATTGATAGCAATCTTGGTTTCACTGAAAATCCACGATGCAGACTGGTAGATCTCGGCAATGTTAACCAGGTGAGTACACATTACCTTGGTCTCAGGTGTATAAGTACAAGGTTTCTCACTTTCATGCCTGTAGCAGAACCTCTTACATATTATAACTGCAGTCCTGTGCGTACAGACACCTGAAAGGGTTTAGGTTTTTTGAATTGCTTTTAAATTATCATATATGAACTTGTAGCAACATCTTTAGATCCTGTAACAGCACCTGAAATTAAACTCTAAAGGGAATTCTAAAGGGAATTCAGTGGTTCCTGGTACACTGACCTTTTGCTTTTGTATAATTGAATCATATGATTACAACATTTTTCTGCCAACTTTGTGTCAGTGGTACGGTGTCTTTCATTATGTCTGTTTAGCTTCTGTCATGATAATTTTGTTAAGTGTCTTATTCTTGTGCTTGATTTTACGCTCAATTCCATTCATGTTGTTTTCAAGGAAAAAATGGTGGAATAACACAGTATATTGGTTGCTATGTTTCTATATAATTTAAGGTATGATTTCACTTGTTCTTCAAAGGTATCAATGTATCAAAACAATATGGAAAGCTTTTATTAACAGAGGTGTTCACAGACAAATAACAATTGATTGTTATATTGATCAAAGCCAATTACCCTTACAGGAGGATGGTTCTGCACAAGATGATTT from Ptychodera flava strain L36383 unplaced genomic scaffold, AS_Pfla_20210202 Scaffold_67__1_contigs__length_642179_pilon, whole genome shotgun sequence encodes:
- the LOC139128764 gene encoding uncharacterized protein, whose translation is MLGEEQTTTESQIRDLSKTVVDEIKKQENRLLTEVADTYSPKRKQIDSKVERLEHRLVGAESMHSHLNHLLRYGGAVDIMAAKTEISQRLGQDGLTEENFDSIDSNLGFTENPRCRLVDLGNVNQEDGSAQDDLQNKDKASSPKEGIEGNSLPQASNMNKVCSCNSDGIV